AGCACGCGCCTCCTCAGGAAATCAAGACGATGGAGGCCGTTCTCGGACGGGTAAGGCAGCTCTCGGAGCACAATCCCATGCTGGGGCACAGGGGGTGCAGGCTGGCAGTTACGTATCCGGAAATCTACGAGATGCAGACCAAGGCCATACTCACGGCTGCAGCAGAGCTGACCCGCGGAGCGGGTGAGAAGCCCAGAGTCAAGATAATGGTCCCCCTGGTCGCCCACGCTGGTGAATTCCGGTTCCTCCGGTCGGTGATCGACAGGGCTGCCTCGGAGATCTTCGCGGAGCTCGGGGTAATGCTGCAGTACCAGGTCGGGACCATGATCGAAACTCCCCGGGCCGCGCTGACTGCGGGGGAGATTGCGAAGGATTCAGACTTCTTCTCGTTCGGAACGAACGACCTCACCCAGACCACCTTCGGGTTCAGCCGCGACGACGTGGAGGCGAAGTTCATTCCGCAGTACATCGAAATGGGGATTCTCGACAGAAGCCCGTTCGATTCGGTGGACGTCCAGGGCGTCGGAAGGCTCGTCAGGATGGCGGTGGAAGCCGGGAGGAAATCGAAGCCCACGCTCGAGGTGGGGATCTGTGGAGAGCACGGAGGTGACCCGAAGAGCATCGCATTCTTCAACGAGGCAGGCCTGGACTACGTGAGCTGTTCGGCCTTCAGGGTTCCGATAGCCAGACTCGCAGCGGCCCAGGCTACGATGGCGAGAAAGACCACGTCCACCACAGCCTAGGGTACAGGGACCCGTTTCAATTATCACAACTGAGAATCTGCTACCCGTGTTAAATACGCGAAAGGTCTGCGAAGCGAAATATGGAAAGGGCGATGGGGACTGTCCAACAGTCATTCGTGACGGTGGACCGAGAGGTCTGCAAGGGATGCAGCCTTTGCGTGGTCACCTGTCCGATGAAGAACTTCACACTTTCCGATTCTCTGAACAGAAACGGCTACCACCCGGCTGAGTTCCACTACCACGGGGAGAAGGGGGACTGCACAGCCTGCGGCATATGCTACTGGGTCTGTCCCGACTTCGCGGTCGCTGAAATCCGGAGGTTGAAGAGGTGACCACTCAGAAGGATTTTGTCAAGGGGAACGAGGCCCTAGCGCTAGGTGCACTGAAGGCAGGCATGAACGCCTACTTCGCCTACCCGATCACGCCGTCGAGTGAAGTGCCTGAGACCCTGGCGAGGGAGTTCAGGAGCCCGGAGTACCCAGAGTTCAAGGTCTTCCTCCAGGCCGCGAGCGAGCTGGAAGCTATCAACATGGTGATCGGCGCAGCTTCCACAGGCGCCAAGGTGATGACTGCTACCTCCGGTCCCGGCTTCAGCCTCAAGCAGGAGGGGATATCCTATGCCGCCGGGATGGAACTGCCCATCCTTGTTTCGAACGTGAACAGGGCGGGGCCCGGCCTCGGCAACCTCGGGCCGGAGCAGAGCGACTATTTCCAGACGACAAAGGGAGGGGGCCACGGCGGCTACAAGAACATCGTACTCGCGCCGAACTCGGTCCAGGAGATGGCCGCGTTTCCTGGGCTTGGGTTCTCCCTTGCGTTCAAGTATAGGAACCCAGTCATAATACTCACCGACGCGTTCCTGGGGCAGCTGAAGGAAGACATTGTTTTCCCGAAGATACCTCAGGAGAAGTTTGAGACGCCCTGGGCTGCGACGGGAGCGAGGGGGGCAGAGAGACATGTCCTGGCCTCGATGCACCTGGAATTCGTGGACCAGAACATACACGCAGAACATCTGATGAGCAAGTACGAGGAGATCGACAGGTCGGAGCAGCGGTCGGAGATGTACATGACGGATGACGCGGAAATCGTGCTCGTAGCCTACGGGATAGTATCGAGGTTGGCTAGGCGCGCGGTCAACGAGCTCAGGGCCAAAGGGGTCAGGGCGGGCCTTTTCCGGCCCGTGACCCTCTCGCCGTTTCCGGCGGTGGAGCTTGGGAAGTTGGCCGAGAAGGGGATCGGGAAGTTCATCGTCGTCGAGCTGAACATGGGTCAGATGATACAGGACGTGAAGCTGGCAGTTGGAGGGCGGGCAAGCGTGGAGCTGGTCCATAAGCTCGGAGGGCTTCTGCCCACTTCGAAGGACGTGGTGGGAAGGGTGGAGGTGGCGGTCAGATGACAATCGCGCAAGAAGTTGCCGCGCCTGAATTCGAGGTGAAGCTTGGGAGGCTCACGACCCTGACGGGGAAGCCCACACACTACTGCGCTGGCTGCGAGCATGGAATCCTCACGAGGCTAGTCGCCAACGCGATCGAGGAACTGGACATGAGGGAGAAGACAGTGTATGTGGACTCGGTGGGATGCAGCGTCTTCGCCCACGAGTACTTCAACACGGATGCGGTGCAGGCCCCTCACGGACGGGCCCCCGCGGTCATGTCTGGCATCAAGCGTATGAGGCCGGACCTCCTGGTGCTGTCGGTCCAGGGGGACGGGGACGCAGTCTCGATAGGGCTGCTGGAGCTGGTGTATTCGGCAAGCAGGGGGGAACCAATTACCGTTTTCCTCGTCAACAACGGCATCTACGGAATGACAGGGGGTCAGATGGCCCCGACCACTCCCGGTGGGATGGTCACCACGACTACCCCCTACGGAAGGGACACGAAGTACACCGGGACCCCAATGGACGCGTCGAAGCTGCTTGCGGGACTGGAGGGACCATCGTATGTGAAGCGGGTCTTTCTGCCCGTCTCCCCCATCGGCTCGACAGAGATGTACAGCGCGCGCGGCCCCCTGGAGGGCGCGAAGAGCGTGCTGAACGCGCTGAAGGTTCAGATGATGGGGGGCTTCTCGTTCGTTGAGTTCATCAGCACCTGCAGCATCAACTGGAAGATGTCCGTTCTGGAGTCAAAGCGCTACTCAAACGACGTGCTGGCCAAGGCGTTCCCGCCCGGCCTCTTCAAGGACAAGTTCGGAGTCGAGAAGAAGTGAAGATTGAAGCGATCATAGCCGGACACGGAGGACAGGGAGTCCTTGAGCTCGCCAATTACATCTCCTACTTTCACCTCCTGAAGGGAAGGCACGTGGCCTACACCCCTTCCTACGGCCCCGAAACAAGGGGAGGAAAGGTGAAGTGCTACGTGGTCGGTTCGGACGGGTTGATCGATTCGCCCATAGTGGAGGAGCCGGACCTGCTTGTGGTCATGAACATCCCGTCCATGGACTTCGTCCCCATGCTCAAGACCGGAGGTACCCTGCTGATCAACAGCTCTCTAGTAGCGCAGCCACCGGACAGGAGCGACATCAGGTCGGTTATGGTCCCGGCAACCGAAATTGCCTCAGGGCTCAAAGAACTCGGGCCTCCAGGGGGCAAGGACACGGTCATAGTTGCGAACTCGGTGATGTTCGGAGCCTACCTGGCCCTCACAGAGGGATCCCCGGAGAAGGAAATGGGGACCATTCGTGAGGTCTTCGAGCACTTCCTGACGGAACGGAAGGCGGCCTACATCCCGCTCAACCTCAGGGCAGTGGAACGGGGCTACGAGCACGTGAAAGAGAACGGAGATCGAGTCTGGGCATCAAAAGAGATGCCCGCCTAGGTCTCAAGTTTATCCGCGCACTCCTCGCCAGGTGACAGGCTTGGCGTCGCAGGAAGGCACTTCTGCCGAGACGGTCTCATCTCTCGCCAGGAGCGCCCCCGGGTCGGCACTTTTCCTGGCAGTCATGTTCGTGGGCTACGCGGCCTACGCTGCTGACAGGAGCGTCCTTTCTTCCATGCTGAAGCCGCTTTCGACCGTTCTCGACCTCACCGACCTGCAGAAGGGACTCCTCAGCTCGGCGCAGTACGTCGGGGTCCTCGCCTTCGTGTTCCTGGCCGGCCACCTGTCTGACAGGTACGGGACGAGGAAGATCATCATCCTGGGTGTCTCGGTCTTCACGGCGTTTACCTGGCTGATCGGCCTCTCCACCGACTTCTACCAGGCGTTCTTCTTTCGGCTCGTCAGCGGGTTCGGAGAGGGGATATTCTGGCCCGTGGCTATGGCGGCAGTGGCCAACTACTTCCGGATGAGGAAGGGGTTGGCCCTGGGGATATTCTACGTGGGGTTCGACGCGGGGATGGCGACCGGGCTCACTGTCGGGGGGACGGCCTTCGCCCTGACCTCGGACTGGAGGTACGCTTTCTTCGTGGCCCCGCTCCTCGGGATCGCAGTGGTGGCAGGAGTCTTCGCAGCCAGAGGCGCATTCGCTTCGGCGGACGGTAGAGTGGGGAGGATCGCCCTGGGGAGGGATGCGCTGGAGCTCTTGAAAGGGAGAAGGACCCAGGTTCTGATGCTCTTCGCCTTCCTCGCAACCTGGGCATCGGTGTGGCAGGTGGTCTTCCTTCCCTACTACTACTCGGCTGTCCTAGGACTCAGCATCCCACTGGCCGCGTTCCTCGCCTCCGCCGTGGCGATCTCCGGAGGACTCGGGAAGGTGATCCTAGGGGGCGCCTCCGATTCCTGGCGGAGGGACAGGATGCTCGTCGCAATCTCCGCCGTCGTCGTGATCCTATACGCTGGGTTCTTCTCGGCCCCCAACGTCTTCGTCAGTGCTGTGATGGGGCTGGCTATGGGGTTCTTCAGCTCCTCCATCTTCCCGGTGATGCAGGCGCTGATGGCTGATTCCTGCGATGGCAATACGGGCACTGCGCTCGGGCTGACGACAACCGCCCAGTCCGCGGCGACGGTCCTCGCGCCCGTTATCACTGCCTACCGTTTCTCGTTCGGGGTCGGAGGCTCTCTCGCCCTGAACGCCCTGGTGCCGGCCGTCGCCATGCTGGCCGTCGCCGTAGTCCTCAGGGAGCCCCGGATAGAGCCGCCGAGGCAGGGGACCCGGGGAACCATGGAAGCACCCAACCCTAAATAGAACAGGCAGGGGATTGCGACTGCATGTGCATCACCAGGGTAGGCAAAGTCAGTTCGGCCTCACATGGGAGGGCAGCGGTGGAGTTCTTCGATGGAAGGGCCCTCGAAGACGTGGATGTCTCGATGCTGAGGGACGTCGAGGCGGGCACCTTCGTCGAGGTGTACGGGAACCTCGCCCTTTCCGTCCTTGCCCCAGCTGAAGCTAGGAAGAGGAAGGCTGCCTGGGCAGAGGTTAGGAAGGCGGCGATGGTGGTGGCCCCGAGGCGTGGGAAGGGCAGATGAAGGAGAAGGGCATCCTGCTCCATGCAAAGCACGCGTTCATGCCCAACAGCCTTGGATACTGCGGGCCAGACGACAGGGGGCTGATCCTTCGGCACCTCGAGGAGTCCAGAGGTGGGGAGGCGCTGGTGTCCACCCTCAAGGAGTTCGAAGCGGCATACCCGTTCCTGAAGCTCATCGCGAGGAACACCGGGAGGGAGGTCTTCGACTATGCTGTGCCGGAAGCTTATTGGATCGGGAACAGCCTGCTGGACAGAGTCCCCGTGCAGGACTTCCATTCCTTTAGCCACAGGGAACTTGCCGGGAGGGACCCCAGGGAGGTCAAAAGGGTCTTCGGGGCCCTAGGCGGACAGGCGAGGCCCCACCATTCGTTCTATGTCATGAGCACCTATGCGAGCTCAAGCGTTGCGGACGGCCCGAATCTGGCCAACGAGAAGAGGGCCAAACTCTCAGAGTTGATGGACAGTTGCAGGATTTCATGGGGGGAGGTCAAGAGCATCGGAAAGAGGAAGCTTACCGTCGAATACAGGCCTCTCGTGCTGGAGGAAGACCAGATTGCTCTGTCCGAGCCGAGGCAGAAGAAGGTGGATTACGACCCCGAGGTGAAACCCTTCGGGTCGCTGAAGCTGGGGGACCATGTTTCCCTGCACTGGAACTTCGCCTGCGATGTGCTGAGCCCGAGGCAGCTGAGGAACATTTCGAAGTACACGGCCCTGGACCTGGTGTCGACCAACCTCCTCCTGGCCGCGCGCCGCCGAAGATGACCAAGCTTGGTGGTCAGGGTTCGATGCTCGAAAGTAGCTTGAGCCTTTGAACGCGTGCCCTGTCTAGTTCCTCGAACGAGCGCTGCAGGCTCGAAAGGAGCGCGATGTTCTTCTTCGACTCTTCCTGCAGCTGCTTGAAGACTGCACGCGAAGACTCGAAGCCTGATCTGTGCGCCAACGCCTCATAGCTGCTAACCAGGTCCTCCTCCACGCCAATCCACTGAAGAAGTGAATCGATGGTGGTCTCGAGGTAGCCCGTCTTGATGCTCTCCTCCACCTTCCTCGCGTCCTCGGGCGTGTTCACTTCCGAAATGAGCCGTTCGGTCTTCATAGCGTGAACCGAGACTCAGCGCCTCGGGTGTCTATTAAGCTAGTCCCGAATCAGGCTAGGAGACCCAATATCAACGCAGGGACGAGTCCGCTCACAAGGCTGAGTCCGATGAGGAAGGAGGAGGGGGCCATGTCCGCGGACGGTCCTGGGGAGCGTTCTCCCCCAGACGGGCCGAAGACGACCGTGTTGATCACCCTGTAGTAGTAGCCGATTGAAAGGGCGATGTTCGCTAGCACTGCAACCGCACCCCAAAAGAAGAGCGGGGAGGAGACAAGCAGGAGCGACTGGACTAGGAGAATCTCACTCCAAAACATGCCGAAGGGGGGAGACCCGACCATAGCCAAGGACGACGCGGTGTAGAGCATCCCCAGGGACCTGTTCTGCCTCCCTGCCCCATTCAGCTTCTCCAGGTCAGCATCCTCGGAGACCCTCCTGCCTCCCACCCCTGTGAGCATGAAGAAGGCGGACTTCACCAGTCCGTGGTTCCAGATCAGGAAGGTCACCGCTATCAGGCCGAGGGGGGTGAAGGTCGAGAGGGCGGCGAGCATGTAGCCCATCTGGGCGATGGAGCTGAAGGCGAGCATTCGCCTGAGGTTGGTCTGGGCATAGGCCCCGAGGTTCCCGACAAGCATCGTGAGCACAGCCAGGACCAGCAGGGTCACCTGAACACCCTGGATCAGGGCGGACCCTCCTGACGGAACCAATGGCTGGATCACCTTCAGCATGGCGAAGAGGAGGGTTTCGTTGACCACCCTGCCGTGAAGGGCGCCGGTCAGCGCCGGGGCGGAGCCGTAGGCGTCCGGAAGCCAGGTGTGCACCGGGAAGATCGCGACCTCGACTCCAAGGCCCACGAGGACAAGCAGGAGCGCGGTGATCCCGTAGGAAGGATTGGAGCCGAGAAGGAGTGCGAGGTCTGCCAGCCTTATGCTCCCCAACTGAGTGTAGATCAGGGCGACGCCCAGCAGATAGACGAGGCTCCCGGACCCGGACAGGAAGAAGTACTTCATCGCCGCCTCCAGAGAGACGTCACGCCTCTCGAAGGACACTAGGCCGTAGGCAGCGATGCTGAGTCCTTCCCAGAACAGGAACAGGGTGAGGAAGTCTCCCGAAGAGATGACCCCAATGGAGCAGCTGACGAGGAGCATCAGGAGAGCGTAGAAGGGACCGACGTTCTCCTTGGCTCTCAGGGTGAGGGCGGCGTACACGGCCACGGCCAAGGCGGCGATGAGGACGGTGAGGATGACCAGATTCCCGAGCTTGTCGACGGAGTAGACGCTGGCGAAGATGGACTGGAGCGGCTGGATGATGACCGGGCCGTGACTGAGGAGGTCGGCCCAGTTAGCAAGGAGCTCGAAGAGGGTTGCCGAGAGGAAGACCGCGGCCACGCCACCGACCACCCGCGGCCTATGCCTCCCGAGCCTCCGCTTTGCAAGGTCGACCACGAGGGCGGAGATCGCTCCCGCGAACTGGAGCTCGAGCATCGTTGCGAGCCAGGGCATGGACTAGAGCACTCCCGATGCGGCCAGAAGCAGCAGTAGGATTATGATTGAGAAAAGGAGGGCGACGTTGTACCTGAGGTCGCCGGTCTGGATTGCTGTGGCGAAGCGTGTCAGAAGCCTGATGCCAGAGGTGGTCAGGTAAGAGTAGAGCCTGTCGAACCCAAGACCTTCCAGGAGGAAAGCCTTGGTGCGGCTGAGGGGGAGCGACCTCCTCAATAGGGCCTCGGTCCACGCGGGCCTTACGAGGAAGGCCGCATAGGAGACACCCAGCCCCAGGAGCATTGCGCCTAGCGAGGCTGCAGATGTGAGGGCTGAGAGGGCCTCGCTGAGAGGGGGCAGCAGGAGACTCTGATAGCCCAGACCGAGCCAGCCGAAGGCGACCAATGCGACCAGGAACATCATGGGGAGCAGCATCAGCCATCCAGATTCGGAGGCGCTGCTGGGGCGGAAGGGACCGTGGAAGACCCTGAAGAGCACACGGAAGCCGTAGAATGAAGTGAGTGCGAAGCCTATGACCATTACCAGCCCCGGAAGGACCCCACCTGAAGTCGCCGCGCCAAGTATCTCGTCCTTGGTCCAGAACCCAATCAGAGGAGGCAATCCAGCCATGGCGAGGGTCGAGAAGAGGAATGCTAGGTAGGTGTACTTCATGCTGCGAGCGAGCCCTCCCATATCCGAGATGTTGCGCGAGCCGACCGCCTCGATGACCGAGCCGGCGGCCATGAATGCCAGCGCTTTGAACAAACCTTGGCTTATCAGATGGTAGGTCGCGCCAGACCAGGCCCCTAGGCCGATGGCAGCGAACATTAGCCCCAGCTGGCTGATGGTCGAGTAGGCAAGCACCCGCTTCAGGTCCTCGGCCGCAGAGGCGCAGGCGGCACCGACTAGGAGGCTGGTCAGGCCGACGACCAGGACGGACGAGGAAACCAGCGACGAGTAGGCTATCACAGGGGACATCCTAACGAGGAGGTAGACCCCGGCGTTCACCATCGTCGCGGCATGGATTAGCGCACTGACGGGAGTGGGCCCCTCCATGGCGTCAGGGAGCCAGACATGGAGCGGCACCTGAGCCGACTTTCCCATGGCGCCGATCAGGAAGAGCAGGCCCACCAGCTCCCAGTTCAACGAACCTGTTTGGACCGCTGCGTTGACGTGGTCGAGGTCGGTGGTCCCGAGGCTGGTGAGGATCAGAATGACTGCAATGAGGAGGGAGATGTCACCTATGCGGGTTACAAGGAAGGCCTTGAACCCGGCCCTGCGCGCGGATTCCCTGTCGGTCCAGAAGGCGATAAGCAGGGCTGAACAGATGCCGACGACCTCCCAGAAGATGTAGAGTTGGATGAGGCTTCCGGCCATCACTAGGGCCAGCATCGCCCCGACGAAGACGAGGATTAGGGAGTAGAACCGAGCTTGGCCTGCCTCCTTCCTCATGTTCCCTGCGGCGTAGACGACTATGGTGAAGGAGATGAGGGAGACGAACGCTGTCAGGAGCACCGAGAGGCCATCCACCTTTACCTCGGCGAGGACGCCACGGTAGACCGACCACCCTCCCAGTCCCTCCACGTAGGGCTGGGAGAAGGAGATGGCCTGGTAGAGGCCGAGCGAGGCAGCGACCCCGCTCACGGCCATAGCGACCCATCTGCAAGCCCTCCGGTCGATCAGGTTGGAGATGGGGACGAGCAAAGCCCCCGCGAGGGGGACGAGCCAGACGAGCCAGGCGACGAGCATCAGTGACGCAGCTTCCTGATTCCGGACGGGTCGAGGGTCCCGTACTTGCGGTAGACTGTCACGACGATTGCAAGTCCGACGGCTTCCGCCGCTGCGCCTACGAATATCGAAAGAAAGACGAAGGTGTCCGACGTGAGACGCGGTCCGCTGCCAAGACCGGAAGCGAAGAGGGCCAGGTCAGCTCCAAGGAGGACGACCTGGAACGACATGACCGTCTTGATCAGGTTCTTCGAAGACGAGATTGACGCGATGCCCAGAAGGACGAGGAGCATCCCGGTGACAAGGTAGACTGTCTGGTCGGTGAGCATCTAGTTCTCCCCCGAGAAGAGGTTCACCACTGTCACCATCGCGGCTGTGAAGACCGTAATTACTATCAACAGGTCCCAGGGTCTGAAATCCCAGAGGAAGCCGAACATCTGCAGGGACACGTCCTGATACTCCTGGGCGAGGTTGGAGGCGAGGGTCGATGTGACGGCGAGGAGGGCGACTGCAGCGAGGACCAGGACCCCGGCCGACAGCGCGACTGCGGTCTTCCGGGCCCCGAGGTTCAGCTTCGACTC
This portion of the Nitrososphaerota archaeon genome encodes:
- a CDS encoding ferredoxin family protein, whose product is MERAMGTVQQSFVTVDREVCKGCSLCVVTCPMKNFTLSDSLNRNGYHPAEFHYHGEKGDCTACGICYWVCPDFAVAEIRRLKR
- the vorB gene encoding 3-methyl-2-oxobutanoate dehydrogenase subunit VorB — translated: MTTQKDFVKGNEALALGALKAGMNAYFAYPITPSSEVPETLAREFRSPEYPEFKVFLQAASELEAINMVIGAASTGAKVMTATSGPGFSLKQEGISYAAGMELPILVSNVNRAGPGLGNLGPEQSDYFQTTKGGGHGGYKNIVLAPNSVQEMAAFPGLGFSLAFKYRNPVIILTDAFLGQLKEDIVFPKIPQEKFETPWAATGARGAERHVLASMHLEFVDQNIHAEHLMSKYEEIDRSEQRSEMYMTDDAEIVLVAYGIVSRLARRAVNELRAKGVRAGLFRPVTLSPFPAVELGKLAEKGIGKFIVVELNMGQMIQDVKLAVGGRASVELVHKLGGLLPTSKDVVGRVEVAVR
- a CDS encoding thiamine pyrophosphate-dependent enzyme, which translates into the protein MTIAQEVAAPEFEVKLGRLTTLTGKPTHYCAGCEHGILTRLVANAIEELDMREKTVYVDSVGCSVFAHEYFNTDAVQAPHGRAPAVMSGIKRMRPDLLVLSVQGDGDAVSIGLLELVYSASRGEPITVFLVNNGIYGMTGGQMAPTTPGGMVTTTTPYGRDTKYTGTPMDASKLLAGLEGPSYVKRVFLPVSPIGSTEMYSARGPLEGAKSVLNALKVQMMGGFSFVEFISTCSINWKMSVLESKRYSNDVLAKAFPPGLFKDKFGVEKK
- a CDS encoding 2-oxoacid:acceptor oxidoreductase family protein, whose protein sequence is MKIEAIIAGHGGQGVLELANYISYFHLLKGRHVAYTPSYGPETRGGKVKCYVVGSDGLIDSPIVEEPDLLVVMNIPSMDFVPMLKTGGTLLINSSLVAQPPDRSDIRSVMVPATEIASGLKELGPPGGKDTVIVANSVMFGAYLALTEGSPEKEMGTIREVFEHFLTERKAAYIPLNLRAVERGYEHVKENGDRVWASKEMPA
- a CDS encoding MFS transporter, with protein sequence MASQEGTSAETVSSLARSAPGSALFLAVMFVGYAAYAADRSVLSSMLKPLSTVLDLTDLQKGLLSSAQYVGVLAFVFLAGHLSDRYGTRKIIILGVSVFTAFTWLIGLSTDFYQAFFFRLVSGFGEGIFWPVAMAAVANYFRMRKGLALGIFYVGFDAGMATGLTVGGTAFALTSDWRYAFFVAPLLGIAVVAGVFAARGAFASADGRVGRIALGRDALELLKGRRTQVLMLFAFLATWASVWQVVFLPYYYSAVLGLSIPLAAFLASAVAISGGLGKVILGGASDSWRRDRMLVAISAVVVILYAGFFSAPNVFVSAVMGLAMGFFSSSIFPVMQALMADSCDGNTGTALGLTTTAQSAATVLAPVITAYRFSFGVGGSLALNALVPAVAMLAVAVVLREPRIEPPRQGTRGTMEAPNPK
- a CDS encoding HypC/HybG/HupF family hydrogenase formation chaperone; the protein is MCITRVGKVSSASHGRAAVEFFDGRALEDVDVSMLRDVEAGTFVEVYGNLALSVLAPAEARKRKAAWAEVRKAAMVVAPRRGKGR
- a CDS encoding DUF6390 family protein; its protein translation is MKEKGILLHAKHAFMPNSLGYCGPDDRGLILRHLEESRGGEALVSTLKEFEAAYPFLKLIARNTGREVFDYAVPEAYWIGNSLLDRVPVQDFHSFSHRELAGRDPREVKRVFGALGGQARPHHSFYVMSTYASSSVADGPNLANEKRAKLSELMDSCRISWGEVKSIGKRKLTVEYRPLVLEEDQIALSEPRQKKVDYDPEVKPFGSLKLGDHVSLHWNFACDVLSPRQLRNISKYTALDLVSTNLLLAARRRR
- a CDS encoding proton-conducting transporter membrane subunit — its product is MPWLATMLELQFAGAISALVVDLAKRRLGRHRPRVVGGVAAVFLSATLFELLANWADLLSHGPVIIQPLQSIFASVYSVDKLGNLVILTVLIAALAVAVYAALTLRAKENVGPFYALLMLLVSCSIGVISSGDFLTLFLFWEGLSIAAYGLVSFERRDVSLEAAMKYFFLSGSGSLVYLLGVALIYTQLGSIRLADLALLLGSNPSYGITALLLVLVGLGVEVAIFPVHTWLPDAYGSAPALTGALHGRVVNETLLFAMLKVIQPLVPSGGSALIQGVQVTLLVLAVLTMLVGNLGAYAQTNLRRMLAFSSIAQMGYMLAALSTFTPLGLIAVTFLIWNHGLVKSAFFMLTGVGGRRVSEDADLEKLNGAGRQNRSLGMLYTASSLAMVGSPPFGMFWSEILLVQSLLLVSSPLFFWGAVAVLANIALSIGYYYRVINTVVFGPSGGERSPGPSADMAPSSFLIGLSLVSGLVPALILGLLA
- a CDS encoding NADH-quinone oxidoreductase subunit L — translated: MLVAWLVWLVPLAGALLVPISNLIDRRACRWVAMAVSGVAASLGLYQAISFSQPYVEGLGGWSVYRGVLAEVKVDGLSVLLTAFVSLISFTIVVYAAGNMRKEAGQARFYSLILVFVGAMLALVMAGSLIQLYIFWEVVGICSALLIAFWTDRESARRAGFKAFLVTRIGDISLLIAVILILTSLGTTDLDHVNAAVQTGSLNWELVGLLFLIGAMGKSAQVPLHVWLPDAMEGPTPVSALIHAATMVNAGVYLLVRMSPVIAYSSLVSSSVLVVGLTSLLVGAACASAAEDLKRVLAYSTISQLGLMFAAIGLGAWSGATYHLISQGLFKALAFMAAGSVIEAVGSRNISDMGGLARSMKYTYLAFLFSTLAMAGLPPLIGFWTKDEILGAATSGGVLPGLVMVIGFALTSFYGFRVLFRVFHGPFRPSSASESGWLMLLPMMFLVALVAFGWLGLGYQSLLLPPLSEALSALTSAASLGAMLLGLGVSYAAFLVRPAWTEALLRRSLPLSRTKAFLLEGLGFDRLYSYLTTSGIRLLTRFATAIQTGDLRYNVALLFSIIILLLLLAASGVL
- a CDS encoding NADH-quinone oxidoreductase subunit K, giving the protein MLTDQTVYLVTGMLLVLLGIASISSSKNLIKTVMSFQVVLLGADLALFASGLGSGPRLTSDTFVFLSIFVGAAAEAVGLAIVVTVYRKYGTLDPSGIRKLRH